The Candidatus Aegiribacteria sp. nucleotide sequence AGCATTACTCACGGTAGCTGTTATGCTGGCCTCCGACTTGTTAGGACAGAGCTTTAGATAAATAGAGTACCACTTAAGAAGGTTCCAAAGACTTGCAGTTCAGAGTCTTTCGCATCCAGGTGACTTTATTCTATAAGGTCTGATGTTCATCTGCCTGTCAATTTGTCGTATTTCGCCCCGCATAAGCTGTGTCGTGAAGCTGATCATAGACTGAAGATCTTTAGAAGTATTGATTGCTTTTCTGATTGTATGCAATGGATAGTGTCATAATTCTGACTCTAACAAACATCGCCCATCTGGCATTGATTAGACATGAATATAATAGTATCATCATCCAGAAAATGTTCGATTATATCCGCTACTAATAGGAAGGGTTCACAGATGAAGAAATCTGGTATTGTGGTGTTTACTATTCTTGTCCTTGAGGACGGCAACTGGATGATTGACTGCGGTATCGAATACGTGCGAGAGATATTGTAAAATACTGTTTGGACGTCCTTCTCCCAGCGAAATAATCTGGCAGTATATAAATATTTGATCGATTTGAGGGAAAGTTCTGCAAGTATATTTCCTTCATGAAGCCCGATCACGGGAATTTTTTTGCTGAAGAGTAGTTGTCCAGGTCGTAGGTGATCTCACGGCTGGGCATAGGAAGCCTGTCCAAAGGAACTCCGGACTCTTTCAGGAACTTCTCGGCAAGGGAGCCCTGATAATCCGAGAAAATAACAACTCTATTAATACCTGCGGCAAGAAGCGCCTTTGCGCACGTTGTGCATGGCATATTAGTAACGTATGCGGTTGCTCCTTCGATTGAAATGCCGTGTCTCGCGGCCTGTGTGATTGCGTTCATCTCCGCGTGGTTGGTTCTCACGCAGTGGTTGTCAACTATAAGGCATCCTGCGTCTTCGCAATGATCAAGCCCTGGAAGAGAGCCATTGTAGCCTGTTGAAAGGACGTATTTGTCTTTTACCAGTACGCAGCCGCAGTGCATCCTGGGGCAGGTTGCCCGTTCGGACGCGATCATGGCGAGTTTCAGGAAATATTCGTCCCAGGATGGCCTCACTGTAAACCTCTTTCGTATGTGAGAATGTCTCCGTATCGCAGTGAATGATTGTACTATTAAAAGGTGTAGTCAAGCTGGAAACCCAGCTCCGTTCTTTTGTCTCCCTCGGTCTCTTCCCATCCGGACCCCAGAACATCAGAATCTTCTACTGTTTTTCTTGCAAGGGCGCCTCTGAGAAAAAAACCATCCGATATCGCGGCGGAGACCTGTGTGAATAGAAGGAAGCTTCTATTGTAGAGAACCTTAGAGCCGAAAACTCCGGGGAACGATGACCCGCCAGCGT carries:
- a CDS encoding cytidine/deoxycytidylate deaminase family protein, with the protein product MIASERATCPRMHCGCVLVKDKYVLSTGYNGSLPGLDHCEDAGCLIVDNHCVRTNHAEMNAITQAARHGISIEGATAYVTNMPCTTCAKALLAAGINRVVIFSDYQGSLAEKFLKESGVPLDRLPMPSREITYDLDNYSSAKKFP